In Aedes aegypti strain LVP_AGWG unplaced genomic scaffold, AaegL5.0 Primary Assembly AGWG_AaegL5_hic_scaff_1346_PBJ_arrow, whole genome shotgun sequence, a genomic segment contains:
- the LOC110680419 gene encoding short-chain specific acyl-CoA dehydrogenase, mitochondrial-like: MFTLRNTAKLGLNLRSKRSIASLSALSETHQMLQKTCRDFADNELIPVAAKIDREHLYPAEQIEKMGELGLMAVAIDEKYGGTGLDYLAYAIAMEEISRGCASAGVIMSVNNSLYLGPVDRYGNEEQKQKYVVGYTDGKKVGCFALSEPGNGSDAGAASTVAVLKGDRWVLNGTKCWITNAYEAESAVVFATTDKSLKHKGISAFIVPRGASGFTLGKKEDKLGIRGSSTAQLIFEDCEIPKENLLGEPGFGFKIAMQTLDAGRIGIASQALGIAQASLECAVDYANKRIAFGKPISKLQAIQQKIADMSLNLESARLLTWRAAWLKDNKKPYTKEAAMAKLAASEAATFCSHQCIQVLGGMGYVSDMPAERHYRDARITEIYEGTSEIQRLVIAGQIIKELSA, from the exons atgtttactcTCAGGAATACCGCCAAATTAG GATTAAACTTAAGGAGCAAACGATCGATAGCGAGCTTATCGGCGCTCTCCGAGACGCATCAGATGCTGCAAAAAACCTGCCGCGACTTCGCCGATAATGAGCTGATCCCGGTAGCGGCCAAAATCGACCGAGAGCATCTCTATCCGGCCGAGCAGATCGAGAAGATGGGTGAACTGGGACTGATGGCCGTTGCCATCGATGAGAAATACGGGGGAACCGGTTTGGACTATTTGGCATACGCTATCGCCATGGAGGAGATCTCCCGTGGATGCGCTTCGGCCGGAGTGATCATGTCGGTGAACAACTCTCTATATCTGGGTCCGGTCGATCGCTATGGGAATGAGGAACAGAAGCAGAAGTATGTGGTTGGTTATACCGATGGCAAGAAGGTGGGATGCTTCGCTCTGTCAGAACCTGGTAATGGATCGGATGCAGGCGCAGCATCTACGGTAGCTGTATTGAAAGGTGATCGATGGGTTCTGAACGGAACGAAGTGTTGGATTACGAACGCATACGAAGCCGAGAGCGCTGTAGTCTTTGCCACCACGGACAAGAGCCTTAAACACAAAGGCATCTCCGCTTTCATAGTTCCGCGAGGCGCCTCCGGATTCACCCTTGGCAAGAAAGAGGACAAACTGGGAATTCGAGGCTCCTCAACGGCCCAACTGATATTCGAAGACTGCGAAATCCCCAAAGAAAACTTGCTCGGCGAACCCGGTTTCGGGTTCAAAATTGCCATGCAAACCCTGGATGCAGGTCGCATCGGTATCGCCAGTCAAGCCCTGGGAATCGCTCAGGCATCTCTCGAATGTGCCGTCGACTACGCCAACAAACGTATAGCATTCGGCAAACCCATCTCGAAACTTCAGGCCATCCAGCAAAAGATCGCCGACATGTCGCTGAATCTGGAATCGGCTCGCCTGCTCACGTGGCGCGCCGCATGGCTCAAGGACAACAAGAAGCCGTACACTAAGGAGGCGGCCATGGCTAAACTGGCTGCGTCGGAAGCGGCCACCTTCTGTTCCCACCAATGCATCCAGGTGTTGGGTGGAATGGGCTACGTGTCGGATATGCCGGCCGAACGGCATTATCGTGACGCGAGAATCACCGAGATTTACGAGGGCACCTCGGAAATTCAACGGTTGGTCATTGCGGGACAGATTATCAAGGAACTGTCCGCATAG